In Arthrobacter sp. SLBN-83, one DNA window encodes the following:
- a CDS encoding WD40/YVTN/BNR-like repeat-containing protein: protein MVRMATAAESFVLAIGTKKGLWLATSRDRQEWSLAGPHFLMSEIPSIGIDTRESRTRILVGVRSPHWGPTVAHSDDLGATWTEPEQGAIKFPEDTGAALERVWQIYPDAESRPGVVWAGAEPISLWKSTDGGEHFELNRGLWDHPHRSEWGAGYGGAAAHSIVVDPSGGNVHVAMSTGGVYRSADGGASWEARNKGISAYFMPDPNPEFGQCVHKIAADAAVEGRLYAQNHHGVYRTDDNADTWTSIAEGLPADFGFVMLTHPRRDGTAWVVPLKADGERIPPDGRLAVHRTDDAGNTWKRLNTGLPEHEYNSVLRDAASVDTAEPAGVYFGTRGGTVYASADEGETFSEVASHLPDVLCVRAAVVADA, encoded by the coding sequence ATGGTCCGCATGGCAACGGCGGCAGAATCATTTGTCCTGGCAATCGGCACGAAAAAAGGGCTGTGGCTTGCCACAAGCCGGGACAGGCAGGAGTGGTCCCTCGCCGGCCCGCATTTCCTGATGTCGGAGATCCCCAGCATCGGGATCGATACCCGGGAAAGCCGCACGAGGATTCTGGTGGGCGTGCGCAGCCCGCACTGGGGCCCCACGGTTGCCCATTCTGATGACCTCGGCGCCACCTGGACCGAGCCCGAGCAGGGCGCCATCAAGTTCCCCGAAGATACCGGCGCAGCACTTGAGCGCGTGTGGCAAATTTACCCTGACGCCGAGTCCCGCCCGGGCGTGGTGTGGGCGGGCGCTGAACCCATCTCGCTCTGGAAGTCCACGGACGGCGGGGAGCACTTCGAGTTGAATCGAGGCCTGTGGGACCACCCGCACCGCAGCGAATGGGGAGCCGGCTACGGCGGGGCGGCAGCGCACTCCATCGTGGTGGACCCCTCCGGTGGGAACGTCCACGTCGCCATGAGCACCGGCGGCGTTTACCGCTCGGCTGACGGCGGCGCCTCTTGGGAAGCGCGAAACAAGGGGATCTCGGCATATTTCATGCCGGACCCCAACCCGGAATTCGGCCAGTGCGTGCACAAGATCGCTGCGGATGCCGCCGTCGAAGGCCGGCTCTACGCGCAGAACCACCACGGCGTATACCGCACCGATGACAATGCGGACACGTGGACATCTATCGCCGAGGGGCTGCCCGCGGACTTCGGCTTCGTCATGCTGACCCATCCGCGCCGCGACGGCACCGCCTGGGTGGTCCCGCTGAAGGCCGACGGCGAACGCATCCCACCGGATGGCAGGCTCGCCGTCCACCGCACGGACGACGCCGGGAACACCTGGAAGCGCCTCAACACCGGGCTCCCGGAGCACGAATACAACAGCGTGCTCCGGGACGCGGCGTCGGTGGACACCGCCGAGCCGGCCGGGGTGTACTTCGGCACGCGGGGCGGGACTGTCTACGCGAGTGCGGACGAAGGGGAGACGTTCAGTGAGGTGGCGTCCCACCTGCCCGATGTCCTGTGTGTCAGGGCGGCAGTGGTGGCCGATGCCTGA